One segment of Pyricularia oryzae 70-15 chromosome 3, whole genome shotgun sequence DNA contains the following:
- a CDS encoding proteasome component C1, with the protein MTSIGTGYDLANSIFSPDGRNFQVEYAVKAVENGGTSVGIRCKDGVVLAVEKVVTSKLLKPGANKRIATVDRHLGVAYSGMIPDGRHFVDRARDEARSWRDTFKTPIGTPELASRMGGYLQAYTLYQSVRPFGITAIVAGWDSSLELPVDGEVGVGPSCGAGGKSTDKKYGGPQLYMIEPSGLYWGYYGAATGKGRQAAKAELEKLDLSGDGISLEQAVKEAARIIYVAHDDNKDKEFELEMTWISSEDGPTKGRHEEVPKKLLEEAERLAKKAIEGDDDDDDDKDDEKMEE; encoded by the exons ATG ACGTCGATAGGAACAGGCTACGATCTCGCCAACTCCATCTTTTCACCCGACGGCCGCAACTTTCAAGTCGAGTACGCAGTCAAGGCGGTCGAGAATGGCGGCACTTCGGTCGGTATCCGGTGCAAGGACGGCGTCGTCCTCGCTGTCGAGAAGGTCGTCACCTCCAAGCTACTGAAGCCCGGCGCCAACAAGCGTATTGCGACTGTCGATAGGCATTTGGGTGTG GCATACTCCGGTATGATCCCCGATGGTCGCCACTTCGTCGACCGCGCCCGTGACGAGGCCCGCTCCTGGCGCGACACATTCAAAACTCCCATCGGCACCCCCGAGCTCGCCTCCCGCATGGGCGGCTACCTGCAAGCCTACACCCTGTACCAGTCTGTGCGGCCCTTTGGCATCACCGCCATAGTGGCAGGCTGGGACTCGTCGCTCGAGCTCCCCGTCGACGGCGAGGTTGGCGTCGGTCCGTCGTGCGGTGCCGGCGGCAAGTCGACCGACAAGAAGTACGGTGGCCCCCAGCTGTATATGATCGAGCCGAGCGGTCTGTACTGGGGATACTACGGCGCCGCCACCGGCAAGGGCCGacaggcggccaaggcggagCTGGAGAAGCTGGACCTCAGCGGGGATGGCATCAGCCTGGAGCAGGCCGTCAAGGAGGCAGCGAGGATCATCTACGTCGCACATGACGacaacaaggacaaggagttCGAGCTGGAGATGACCTGGATCAGCAGCGAGGACGGACCCACCAAGGGCCGCCACGAGGAGGTACCCAAGAAGCTGCTCGAAGAGGCAGAGAGGCTGGCGAAGAAGGCAAtcgagggtgacgatgacgatgatgacgacaagGATGACGAGAAAATGGAGGAGTAA